One Verrucomicrobiaceae bacterium genomic window carries:
- the yndJ gene encoding YndJ family transporter, which produces MSAHEQNTDRSEWAGCVFTALRVLLVIFAGQLLGEGWDKPQWIMWMILISGGLLIPIGSACLGTSSRRLFGGMLAFSMTLVLFQALIRPVGRESTLLAAAWLVWCMLFALISCLSLLKEPLRDAGWLCRVAAAISPIVGAAWLVAHRANWMPLGFDPLIVLLTAAHFHHAGFTLPLMAGLNARSHPGWWTSSSCVAVLAGVPLVASGITCTHLGLGGVFANGTHFLQGWCRAEVERLPCSTN; this is translated from the coding sequence ATGAGTGCTCATGAACAAAACACCGACCGATCCGAGTGGGCTGGCTGTGTATTCACCGCATTACGTGTGCTGCTCGTCATCTTCGCCGGACAGCTTTTGGGTGAAGGCTGGGACAAGCCGCAGTGGATCATGTGGATGATCCTCATCTCTGGTGGACTGCTAATTCCAATCGGCAGTGCTTGCTTGGGCACATCGAGCCGTCGGCTATTCGGAGGGATGCTTGCCTTTAGCATGACCCTTGTTCTCTTCCAGGCCCTGATAAGACCCGTAGGTCGTGAATCGACATTGCTGGCCGCAGCATGGCTCGTTTGGTGCATGCTATTTGCGCTCATTTCCTGTCTCAGTCTGCTGAAGGAGCCTCTGCGTGATGCTGGGTGGCTATGCAGAGTCGCAGCAGCCATTTCGCCCATCGTAGGCGCAGCGTGGCTGGTTGCACATCGAGCAAACTGGATGCCGCTGGGCTTTGATCCGCTGATTGTGTTGCTTACGGCGGCGCATTTTCATCATGCCGGCTTCACCCTGCCGCTAATGGCAGGACTGAATGCACGGAGTCATCCGGGCTGGTGGACAAGCTCCTCCTGTGTGGCCGTGCTGGCGGGAGTACCACTGGTGGCATCGGGAATCACCTGCACACACCTGGGACTAGGCGGTGTCTTCGCAAATGGAACGCATTTTCTGCAAGGTTGGTGCAGGGCTGAAGTTGAAAGGCTGCCATGTTCAACAAACTGA
- a CDS encoding IS5 family transposase has translation MALHLEAFFHILRTGDPWRDLPVRYGLWTTVYSQFRRWCLCGVWDALVAWLGKKAKGLLRHVDGSYIKVHQHGLQGPKLRREQQAIGLSRGGMTTKLLAAVDEDGLLCDFVLCAGNFHDLTAVRLMLESFRGTHVVGDKGFDSLAFRQALMEHGAAGSTIPRKGYQTLDEQPQPFDRQHYAKRHLVENFFQRMKAHKRLAMRSEKTASSFAGFISFAALLDRTLQA, from the coding sequence GTGGCTCTGCATCTGGAGGCTTTCTTCCACATCCTACGCACTGGTGATCCATGGAGAGACCTGCCTGTGCGCTATGGGCTCTGGACAACGGTCTATTCGCAGTTCAGGCGCTGGTGCCTCTGCGGGGTGTGGGACGCGCTGGTGGCGTGGTTGGGCAAGAAGGCCAAGGGCTTGCTGCGACATGTCGATGGCAGCTACATCAAAGTCCATCAGCACGGTCTGCAAGGACCTAAGCTGCGGCGTGAGCAGCAGGCCATCGGGCTGTCGCGTGGAGGGATGACCACCAAGCTGCTGGCTGCCGTTGATGAAGACGGCCTGCTCTGCGACTTCGTGTTGTGCGCGGGCAATTTCCACGACCTCACCGCCGTCCGTCTGATGCTTGAGTCCTTTCGCGGCACGCATGTGGTAGGCGACAAAGGCTTCGACAGCCTAGCGTTCCGTCAGGCACTCATGGAGCACGGGGCCGCTGGCAGCACGATCCCGCGCAAAGGCTACCAGACCCTCGACGAGCAGCCACAGCCCTTTGACCGCCAGCATTACGCCAAGCGCCATCTCGTCGAAAACTTCTTCCAGCGCATGAAGGCACACAAGAGGCTTGCCATGCGTTCGGAGAAAACAGCCTCTTCCTTCGCAGGCTTCATCTCTTTCGCCGCACTCCTGGACAGAACTCTCCAGGCTTGA
- a CDS encoding YaeQ family protein, which yields MALKAIIYKAKVSFSDLDTNRYADHEPITIARHPSETEERMMIRLLAWVMNAPENNDRGTLEFGKDMWEADEPALCQSDLTGALEHWIDLGQPEEKRLVRCCGRSRRVTVYSFSNTTSTWWAGVADKMSRVKNLTVWQLAPEQSQALGSLANRAMDLQITLQDGILWISEGERSVEITPVRLCL from the coding sequence ATGGCCCTGAAGGCGATCATTTATAAAGCGAAGGTCTCCTTCTCCGATCTGGATACGAATCGCTACGCCGATCACGAGCCCATCACCATCGCCCGCCATCCATCGGAGACGGAGGAGCGCATGATGATACGACTACTCGCCTGGGTGATGAATGCACCCGAGAACAATGACCGAGGAACCCTCGAGTTCGGCAAAGACATGTGGGAGGCCGATGAGCCCGCACTCTGCCAGAGCGATCTCACGGGTGCCCTGGAGCACTGGATCGATCTGGGGCAGCCAGAGGAAAAGCGCCTCGTGCGCTGCTGTGGCCGCTCACGGCGAGTGACGGTGTATAGCTTCAGCAACACCACCAGCACCTGGTGGGCCGGAGTGGCGGATAAAATGTCCCGCGTGAAGAATCTCACTGTCTGGCAGCTCGCACCCGAGCAGTCGCAGGCACTCGGCAGCCTCGCGAATCGAGCGATGGACCTACAGATCACCCTCCAGGACGGCATTCTCTGGATCAGTGAAGGCGAACGCAGTGTGGAGATCACGCCCGTCCGGCTATGCCTGTGA
- a CDS encoding 2-oxo acid dehydrogenase subunit E2: MPKIVEMPKLSDTMTEGTLAKWLVKVGDKITIGKAIADIETDKATMEYASPFEGVVHHIVVQPGVKVPLSAPIAVVLDDDEAAPANLDELIAKAQAAAAPAPAAEKKPAGSAAKSATAGPRLPQAPQHKSRAAAGNANVRVKASPLAKKIAAERGVDLSGLIGTGPGGRIVREDVENAPTGGSGGRVAATPAIRPTFGPDDERVPTSTMRNIIAERLLASKTQIPHFYLQMEIDAAPLMEFRAHLNATSEKTGGNKYTVNDFILKSVIRAAQAQPAINAAWDGDAIVKFKSVGLSVAIAVEDGLVTPVIKQAEKKTLLEISQAVKDLAGKSKNKKLSPDDFAGGTITVSNLGAFGIDQFAAIINPPQAAIVAIGSIRAVPVVNDKGQIVAGQRMWVGLSGDHRVVDGAVAATFLAEMRKLLENPALMLV; encoded by the coding sequence ATGCCCAAAATCGTCGAAATGCCCAAACTCAGTGACACCATGACCGAGGGGACCCTCGCAAAGTGGCTCGTCAAAGTGGGAGATAAGATCACCATCGGCAAAGCCATCGCTGACATCGAAACAGACAAGGCCACCATGGAGTATGCCAGCCCATTCGAGGGCGTGGTACATCACATCGTCGTCCAGCCCGGCGTTAAAGTGCCCCTGAGTGCCCCTATCGCGGTCGTCCTGGATGACGATGAGGCTGCACCGGCCAATCTGGATGAACTCATCGCCAAAGCCCAGGCTGCCGCTGCTCCTGCACCTGCCGCAGAGAAGAAGCCCGCTGGCTCCGCCGCAAAATCAGCCACCGCTGGCCCACGGCTCCCACAGGCTCCGCAGCACAAATCCCGCGCTGCCGCTGGCAATGCGAATGTACGCGTGAAGGCCTCCCCGCTGGCCAAAAAGATCGCCGCAGAGCGTGGTGTGGATCTCAGTGGCCTCATCGGCACAGGTCCTGGTGGACGCATCGTGCGTGAGGATGTCGAAAATGCACCCACTGGCGGCTCTGGAGGCCGTGTGGCTGCCACACCAGCGATCCGCCCCACTTTTGGTCCCGATGACGAACGCGTGCCCACCAGCACGATGCGCAACATCATCGCCGAGCGCCTGCTCGCCTCCAAGACGCAGATCCCGCACTTCTACCTCCAGATGGAGATCGACGCGGCACCGCTCATGGAGTTCCGCGCTCATCTGAATGCGACGAGTGAGAAGACCGGTGGCAATAAGTACACCGTCAATGACTTCATCCTGAAGTCTGTCATCCGCGCCGCACAGGCCCAGCCTGCCATCAATGCCGCGTGGGATGGTGATGCCATCGTGAAATTCAAATCCGTCGGTCTCAGCGTCGCCATCGCCGTCGAGGACGGTCTGGTCACTCCCGTCATCAAGCAGGCGGAGAAGAAAACGCTGCTGGAGATCAGCCAGGCGGTGAAAGACCTCGCCGGTAAGTCCAAGAACAAAAAACTCAGCCCCGATGACTTCGCGGGCGGCACCATCACGGTGTCCAACCTCGGTGCATTTGGCATCGATCAGTTCGCTGCGATCATCAATCCTCCGCAGGCAGCCATCGTCGCTATCGGCAGCATCCGTGCGGTGCCCGTGGTGAATGATAAAGGCCAGATCGTGGCCGGACAGCGCATGTGGGTGGGCCTTAGCGGTGATCACCGTGTCGTGGATGGTGCCGTAGCGGCTACCTTCCTGGCAGAGATGCGCAAGCTCCTGGAAAATCCCGCGCTCATGCTGGTGTGA
- the yndJ gene encoding YndJ family transporter: protein MRRHRLGLWVEPCGVFILSLGAIGVAIAQIQRSLEKEHALWVRASFALSGASLLAAMILALGFGLRHVFPHLALTMPQMWATHSSLNAFGFGLCGLVAWNASKRHAYSLALAGLP from the coding sequence TTGCGAAGACACCGCCTAGGGCTCTGGGTGGAGCCCTGCGGAGTATTCATCTTATCACTCGGAGCCATAGGCGTGGCGATAGCGCAAATTCAGCGCAGCCTCGAAAAAGAGCACGCACTCTGGGTGCGGGCTAGTTTTGCCCTTTCCGGCGCATCATTGCTAGCCGCGATGATTTTAGCCCTGGGTTTCGGCCTCCGGCATGTCTTCCCCCACCTCGCACTCACGATGCCCCAAATGTGGGCCACACATAGCTCGCTAAACGCATTTGGCTTTGGTCTCTGCGGCCTAGTCGCATGGAATGCCTCCAAGCGGCATGCTTACTCTTTGGCCTTGGCCGGCTTGCCGTAG
- a CDS encoding DUF1990 domain-containing protein: MLSLREPKVESLRKMLSHWANQPLSYRPADLPKGGFIADEHRVRLGTGQEAYAAAKQKLDAWVMFPQWARIIQATEGQQASTLVAMVVRICGLWWINPCRILRRHDGAMTHGFTYGTLPEHAECGEEMFLIEMQTDGSVWYVIRAFSRPRHWMAWLAFPLARWWQCRFVRDSQRRMMTDECS; this comes from the coding sequence ATGCTTTCTCTCCGAGAACCGAAAGTCGAAAGCCTGCGCAAAATGCTCTCCCATTGGGCAAATCAACCGCTGAGCTATCGACCTGCAGACCTGCCCAAAGGTGGCTTCATCGCCGACGAACACCGCGTGAGACTCGGCACAGGACAAGAGGCTTACGCAGCCGCAAAACAGAAACTCGATGCCTGGGTCATGTTTCCCCAATGGGCACGCATCATCCAAGCGACCGAAGGCCAACAAGCGAGCACCCTCGTAGCGATGGTCGTGCGCATCTGCGGCCTATGGTGGATCAATCCATGCCGTATCCTGCGGCGGCATGATGGAGCCATGACCCACGGCTTCACCTACGGCACCCTGCCCGAGCATGCCGAGTGCGGGGAGGAGATGTTCCTCATCGAAATGCAGACGGATGGAAGCGTGTGGTATGTCATCCGAGCATTCTCTCGTCCACGGCATTGGATGGCATGGCTCGCCTTTCCACTGGCACGGTGGTGGCAGTGCCGCTTCGTACGTGATTCACAAAGGAGGATGATGACCGATGAGTGCTCATGA
- the bioD gene encoding dethiobiotin synthase: MTAPHFFITGTDTDAGKTYVTCLLLEALKREGRTALGYKPFVCGSREDVIHLMNASHTADTLTLDDINPVWLKVPAAPYAAALMENRRLDVNAALAQFHTLAAKHDHVLVEGAGGWEVPLNEFSTMADFAQRLALPIIVVVNNKLGCLNHTLLTMRNIQARGLTCAGLILNHVQDERDPASISNRLVLEKFLPDVPILAEIMHGETELELPASLLSFASPLKSVLPET, from the coding sequence ATGACCGCACCGCACTTCTTCATCACAGGGACCGATACCGATGCAGGCAAGACCTACGTCACCTGCCTGCTGCTGGAGGCCCTGAAACGAGAAGGAAGAACTGCGCTGGGCTACAAGCCCTTTGTCTGTGGATCACGTGAAGATGTGATCCACCTCATGAATGCCAGCCACACAGCCGACACGCTCACGCTGGACGACATCAATCCCGTCTGGCTCAAAGTGCCCGCTGCGCCCTACGCTGCCGCTTTGATGGAAAACCGCCGACTGGATGTGAATGCAGCCCTCGCGCAGTTCCACACACTGGCCGCCAAGCATGATCATGTGCTCGTGGAAGGCGCCGGAGGCTGGGAAGTGCCGCTCAACGAATTCTCCACCATGGCGGACTTCGCCCAGCGCCTAGCTTTGCCCATCATCGTGGTGGTCAATAACAAGCTAGGCTGCCTCAATCACACGCTGCTCACCATGCGGAACATCCAGGCCCGTGGCCTCACCTGCGCCGGCCTCATCCTCAATCACGTCCAAGACGAACGCGACCCCGCCAGCATCAGCAACCGCCTCGTCCTGGAAAAATTCCTCCCCGATGTGCCCATCCTGGCAGAAATCATGCACGGCGAGACCGAGTTGGAGCTACCAGCCTCCTTGCTCTCCTTTGCCAGTCCTCTCAAAAGCGTCCTCCCAGAGACCTGA
- a CDS encoding GHMP kinase, translating into MLIQSRAYARAGLVGNPSDGYFGKTISFIIRDYHAEVTLYETPELRIEPNERDHSVFGSIEELVVNVRQFGYYGGIRLLKACVKRFFEYCVKHGIDLHGRNFTLRYGSNIPPQVGMAGSSAIITACWRALMEFYQVEIPKHIVPSLVLSVENEELGIPAGLQDRVIQTYEGVVFMDFNRASVERLGHGIYEEIDPKLLPSVYVAFTTQLSEGTEVFHNDIRGRWNRGERDVVSAMYQWANLAHRVRDMLIEGRGREIGPLLNENFDLRRRLYKISPGNVQMVETAREIGASAKFTGSGGAIVGTYEDEAMFERLKAALEPMKVAVIKPQILPI; encoded by the coding sequence ATGCTGATCCAATCGAGAGCCTATGCCCGCGCCGGTCTGGTGGGGAATCCCTCCGACGGCTACTTCGGCAAGACCATCTCTTTCATCATCCGTGACTACCACGCGGAGGTCACGCTCTATGAAACGCCAGAGCTGCGGATCGAGCCGAATGAGCGCGATCACAGCGTCTTCGGCAGCATCGAGGAGCTGGTGGTGAATGTGCGGCAGTTCGGCTACTACGGCGGCATTCGGCTGCTCAAGGCCTGTGTGAAGCGCTTCTTCGAGTACTGCGTGAAGCACGGCATCGACCTGCATGGGCGGAATTTCACCCTGCGTTACGGCAGCAATATCCCGCCTCAGGTCGGCATGGCGGGCTCCAGCGCCATCATCACAGCCTGTTGGCGTGCTTTGATGGAATTCTACCAAGTCGAGATCCCCAAGCACATCGTGCCCAGCCTGGTTCTGAGCGTGGAAAATGAGGAACTAGGCATCCCTGCGGGCCTCCAGGACCGTGTGATCCAGACTTATGAAGGCGTGGTCTTCATGGACTTCAATCGCGCCAGCGTGGAGCGGCTCGGTCACGGCATTTACGAAGAGATCGACCCGAAACTGCTGCCCTCCGTGTATGTGGCCTTCACCACCCAGCTCAGTGAGGGCACTGAGGTCTTTCACAATGACATCCGTGGCCGCTGGAACCGGGGTGAGCGTGATGTGGTGAGCGCCATGTATCAGTGGGCGAATCTGGCCCACCGCGTGCGTGACATGCTGATCGAAGGCCGTGGCCGCGAGATCGGCCCGCTGCTCAATGAGAACTTCGATCTGCGCCGCCGCCTCTATAAAATCAGCCCTGGGAATGTCCAGATGGTCGAAACCGCACGCGAGATCGGTGCGAGCGCGAAATTCACCGGTAGCGGCGGTGCCATCGTCGGCACCTACGAGGATGAAGCGATGTTTGAGCGACTGAAAGCCGCCCTAGAGCCGATGAAGGTCGCCGTCATCAAACCACAAATCCTACCGATCTGA
- a CDS encoding thioredoxin family protein encodes MNMAGVFEIGTSAVGVGAELQSKGGIGGSFFTGLLATIVATPCSAPFLAPALAFALSLPLSSALLFFTVIALGLALPFLLLSIFPSLVSRLPRPGAWMESFKQGMSFLLFGTVAYMIWIYDGLADSEQFLDALLGLVLAAAACWVYGRWFLPHKKPRTRLIAILMTLLLFIGGFMLAVNSPPAPLWVEWSPKLEKYHRDLKDPVYVDFTARWCATCQDNKSVYKIPAVKKLISDKNVVLMRADWTLPNEDIQKALESFGRAAVPLNLLYLPGNDKPIILQGENDELLSEQNVSAALNQIPSK; translated from the coding sequence ATGAATATGGCCGGCGTCTTTGAGATCGGCACCTCCGCCGTCGGTGTAGGGGCAGAGCTGCAATCCAAAGGCGGCATCGGCGGCTCCTTCTTCACCGGACTCCTGGCCACCATCGTCGCCACACCCTGCTCCGCGCCGTTTTTGGCTCCCGCACTGGCTTTTGCGCTCAGTTTGCCCCTCAGCTCGGCGCTGCTCTTTTTCACCGTGATCGCACTGGGTTTGGCGCTGCCCTTTTTACTGCTCTCCATCTTTCCTTCACTCGTTTCGCGGCTACCACGGCCTGGAGCATGGATGGAGAGCTTCAAGCAAGGCATGTCATTCCTGCTCTTCGGCACTGTCGCCTACATGATCTGGATTTACGACGGCTTAGCAGACTCGGAGCAGTTCCTTGATGCCCTGCTGGGCCTCGTGCTCGCTGCTGCCGCCTGCTGGGTCTATGGCCGCTGGTTCCTGCCGCACAAAAAGCCGCGCACACGCCTCATCGCCATCCTCATGACCCTGCTGCTCTTCATCGGCGGATTCATGCTCGCGGTGAATTCGCCACCCGCGCCGCTGTGGGTCGAGTGGTCACCGAAACTGGAAAAATACCACCGTGATCTCAAAGACCCCGTCTATGTCGATTTCACCGCCCGCTGGTGCGCCACCTGCCAGGACAACAAAAGCGTGTACAAAATCCCCGCCGTCAAAAAACTCATCAGCGACAAAAATGTCGTCCTCATGCGTGCCGACTGGACACTGCCCAATGAAGACATCCAGAAAGCCCTCGAGAGCTTCGGCCGCGCCGCCGTGCCGCTGAATCTGCTCTACCTACCTGGTAATGATAAGCCCATCATCCTCCAAGGTGAAAACGACGAGCTCCTCAGTGAACAAAACGTCAGCGCTGCACTCAATCAGATCCCCTCGAAGTAA
- a CDS encoding sulfatase, with protein MKCLTPSWLLCFLMFFGGLLHAADSRPNMLFIIGDNWKWPTAGILGDPMAKTPAFDRIAREGVLFTHTFNPVPSCSPTRSCLLTGKVAHQLGGRASLYSAFPKDTPIVTDLLRGAGYEVGFTGKGWSPGNHEISGWKENPVGTKYKDFAEFHAKHDVARPFFFWLGNTDTATKAGKLPYLDLAKQKLDASKLTIPAELPDCPEVRDDLMNYYGGVMKMDEEAAAAITVLEKSGQLDNTVIIYTSDNGWQLPRGLANCYDAGSRVPLAVRWGEKHARGEVDAFVNVADLGPTFLELAGIDVPRAMTMSGIKSLILGNGLRLVRDAVFIERERHANVRHDNQSYPCRAIRTHDFLYIRNLRPDRWPAGDPDVHFLHGRPFGDVDTTRVKDFLLAHQNEPAFAKHIALIFGKRPPEELYDLRSDPAQLHNLAPDPKLSATLKQLRARVDEWMKSTLDPRVDPNNDDWDKFPYYGKPAKAKE; from the coding sequence ATGAAATGCCTCACACCATCCTGGCTGCTTTGTTTTTTGATGTTTTTCGGAGGATTGCTCCATGCTGCCGATTCGCGGCCGAACATGCTCTTCATCATCGGTGACAACTGGAAGTGGCCGACTGCGGGCATTCTCGGTGATCCGATGGCGAAGACGCCCGCGTTTGATCGCATCGCACGGGAGGGAGTGCTCTTCACCCATACATTCAACCCCGTGCCATCGTGCTCACCGACTCGCTCCTGTTTGCTCACCGGCAAAGTGGCGCATCAGCTCGGTGGGCGAGCGAGCTTGTATAGCGCCTTTCCGAAGGACACGCCCATCGTCACCGATCTGCTGCGTGGGGCTGGATATGAGGTAGGCTTTACTGGCAAAGGCTGGTCGCCAGGCAATCACGAGATCTCCGGCTGGAAGGAAAACCCTGTGGGCACGAAGTACAAAGACTTCGCTGAGTTTCATGCCAAGCATGATGTCGCACGGCCCTTTTTCTTCTGGCTTGGAAACACGGACACGGCCACCAAGGCCGGTAAACTGCCCTATCTCGACCTCGCGAAGCAAAAGCTCGATGCGTCAAAGCTCACCATTCCCGCCGAGCTGCCAGATTGCCCCGAGGTGCGAGATGACCTGATGAACTACTATGGTGGCGTGATGAAAATGGACGAGGAAGCCGCCGCCGCCATCACCGTGCTCGAAAAAAGTGGCCAACTCGACAACACCGTCATCATCTACACCAGCGACAACGGTTGGCAGCTCCCGCGTGGCTTGGCCAATTGCTACGACGCCGGTTCGCGTGTGCCACTGGCCGTGCGTTGGGGAGAAAAGCATGCTCGTGGCGAAGTCGATGCTTTCGTCAATGTCGCCGACTTGGGACCGACATTCCTCGAACTCGCTGGCATCGACGTGCCACGCGCGATGACGATGAGCGGCATCAAATCGCTGATTCTTGGCAATGGCCTCCGTCTTGTCCGCGATGCTGTCTTCATCGAGCGCGAGCGCCACGCCAATGTGCGTCATGATAACCAGAGCTATCCCTGCCGGGCCATACGCACACACGACTTCCTTTACATCCGTAATCTCCGTCCTGACCGCTGGCCTGCGGGCGATCCAGATGTGCACTTTCTTCATGGTCGTCCTTTCGGTGATGTGGACACCACGCGAGTGAAGGATTTCCTTCTCGCTCATCAAAATGAGCCCGCCTTTGCAAAGCACATCGCCCTCATCTTTGGCAAACGCCCACCCGAGGAGCTCTACGACCTGCGCTCCGATCCGGCTCAGCTTCACAACCTCGCCCCTGACCCCAAGCTCTCTGCTACGCTCAAGCAACTCCGCGCTCGCGTGGACGAGTGGATGAAGAGCACGCTAGATCCGCGTGTCGATCCCAACAACGACGACTGGGACAAGTTCCCCTACTACGGCAAGCCGGCCAAGGCCAAAGAGTAA
- a CDS encoding SUMF1/EgtB/PvdO family nonheme iron enzyme: MSFPSRRVPDMPANTRTAPDIRDHETLRLIGRGAFGEVWMARSVTGALRAVKVVWREDYDRPDSFEREFEAIKRYEPISRRHEGLVPILQVGRNSQEGFYYYVMELADDLERGRDITEETYLPHTLGLEMRRDKRITAERCVQIGANIAEGLDYLHQNKLIHRDVKPSNLVFIDGKCRLADIGLVALLGQRSFVGTEGFVAPEGPGSVASDLFSLGMVLYEASTGKDRLDFPDLPSCADTGDRLDVWRRLHDVICVACAPQAKDRHISADEMALALRGQPLPSQRKRALWTAMIVGAAAMAVIGALAGVWWVQKQRTQQAVALRQQQPRLRITTEPAGATVFSGQEKLGVTPLDLNPVEDVPIIYQLMLPGYKQMEIEHISSSKEPAVYDLKLETTRLPQKGERWMNSLGMIFKPSAGGHTSVDPVEMKHFKRFLDAENRTFEGKVVRWQPSKDKESAYIVVVPVGDAEAFRYWVTESDRNDAYLSQEHHYVVEPFYFVESGQSETPDMPDIDGDSTDDGEKDWQAFHLRVERQTYGSVVIRTQPEKVRVFMHEQLLGETPLELPRVRTGAFEVELREEGFADVVLEGEIKEGELTELFSDMQTRKAVSFGREWSANSLGMRFVPLDDNSMLAAWETRYRDYVEYCRATGARKPGRMDEGGNVKGANLPITGVDRAEARAFCQWLTERERNAGLIGAKDVYRLPTDEEWSRAAGLPPERGATPAERNGRIRGVYPWGYDWPPPEQIDNLADPVAARKASLDSFIPDYEDKFTHLASVAALKPGKDGYSGLAGNVSEWVETDYEPAAKPKSETDKPPTPLATLRGGNWRSATPDELQSSMRQGLPPESRKNTIGFRVVLARGK, encoded by the coding sequence ATGAGCTTTCCCTCTCGTAGAGTGCCAGACATGCCGGCCAATACGCGCACCGCTCCTGATATCCGTGACCATGAGACGCTCCGTCTCATCGGCCGTGGGGCATTCGGTGAGGTGTGGATGGCACGGAGCGTCACCGGAGCCCTGCGGGCAGTGAAGGTGGTGTGGCGTGAGGATTATGACCGACCAGATTCATTCGAGCGTGAGTTCGAGGCGATCAAACGCTACGAGCCGATCAGCCGCCGCCACGAGGGCCTAGTGCCGATTTTGCAGGTGGGGCGGAACTCCCAGGAGGGCTTCTATTATTATGTGATGGAGCTGGCAGATGACCTCGAGCGCGGGCGAGACATCACCGAGGAGACCTACCTGCCACACACGCTAGGTCTGGAGATGCGGCGGGATAAGCGCATCACCGCAGAGCGCTGCGTCCAGATCGGTGCGAACATCGCAGAGGGACTCGATTACCTGCATCAAAACAAGCTCATCCATCGTGACGTAAAGCCGTCGAATCTGGTCTTCATTGATGGAAAGTGCCGATTGGCAGACATCGGGCTCGTAGCGCTACTCGGACAGCGCAGCTTCGTCGGCACCGAGGGCTTTGTTGCCCCTGAAGGGCCAGGTTCCGTGGCATCGGATCTGTTTTCGCTCGGCATGGTGCTCTATGAGGCGAGCACAGGGAAAGACCGGCTCGATTTCCCAGATCTGCCGTCCTGTGCAGACACCGGCGACCGCCTGGATGTGTGGCGCAGACTGCATGATGTGATCTGCGTGGCCTGCGCCCCCCAGGCAAAGGACCGCCACATCAGCGCAGATGAGATGGCCCTGGCTCTACGCGGACAACCTCTGCCCAGTCAGCGCAAGCGTGCACTGTGGACAGCGATGATCGTTGGCGCGGCAGCGATGGCTGTGATCGGAGCCCTGGCCGGCGTGTGGTGGGTGCAAAAACAGCGCACCCAGCAGGCTGTGGCACTGCGCCAGCAGCAGCCGCGCCTACGCATCACCACCGAGCCAGCGGGAGCGACTGTTTTCTCCGGCCAGGAGAAGCTAGGAGTGACCCCTCTCGATCTCAATCCCGTGGAGGACGTGCCGATCATCTACCAGCTCATGCTACCTGGCTATAAGCAGATGGAGATCGAGCATATCTCCAGCTCCAAAGAGCCTGCGGTCTATGATCTGAAACTAGAAACCACCCGCCTGCCGCAAAAAGGTGAGCGCTGGATGAACAGCCTGGGCATGATCTTCAAGCCCTCCGCAGGTGGTCACACCAGTGTCGATCCGGTGGAGATGAAGCACTTCAAACGCTTCCTCGATGCAGAAAATCGGACTTTTGAGGGCAAAGTCGTGCGCTGGCAGCCTAGCAAGGACAAAGAGAGCGCCTACATCGTCGTAGTCCCCGTGGGCGATGCAGAGGCCTTCCGCTATTGGGTCACGGAGTCCGATCGCAACGATGCCTACCTCAGCCAGGAGCACCATTATGTCGTAGAGCCCTTCTACTTCGTCGAAAGCGGGCAATCCGAGACACCCGACATGCCCGACATCGATGGCGACAGCACGGACGATGGTGAAAAAGACTGGCAGGCCTTTCACCTCCGAGTCGAGCGCCAGACCTACGGCAGCGTGGTGATCCGCACCCAGCCGGAAAAAGTCCGCGTCTTCATGCATGAGCAGCTCTTGGGCGAAACACCGCTGGAGCTACCCCGCGTGCGCACTGGAGCATTCGAAGTCGAATTGCGAGAGGAGGGCTTCGCCGATGTCGTGTTAGAGGGCGAGATCAAGGAAGGCGAGCTCACCGAGCTCTTCTCCGACATGCAGACACGCAAAGCAGTGAGCTTCGGCCGTGAATGGAGCGCAAACAGCCTCGGCATGCGCTTTGTCCCACTGGATGACAACAGCATGCTCGCCGCGTGGGAGACACGCTATCGCGACTACGTCGAGTACTGCCGCGCCACCGGCGCACGCAAACCCGGACGCATGGATGAAGGCGGCAATGTCAAAGGCGCAAACCTCCCCATCACGGGTGTGGACCGCGCAGAAGCCCGCGCTTTCTGCCAATGGCTCACCGAGCGCGAGCGCAATGCAGGCCTCATCGGAGCGAAAGATGTGTACCGCCTACCGACCGATGAGGAATGGAGCCGCGCCGCTGGCCTGCCGCCCGAGCGTGGAGCCACCCCGGCAGAGCGCAATGGCCGCATCCGCGGCGTTTATCCCTGGGGCTATGACTGGCCACCACCAGAGCAGATCGACAACCTCGCAGACCCAGTCGCAGCGCGGAAAGCCAGCCTCGATAGCTTCATCCCTGACTATGAAGATAAGTTCACCCACCTAGCCAGCGTCGCCGCGCTCAAACCGGGCAAAGATGGCTACAGCGGACTCGCAGGCAATGTCAGTGAGTGGGTGGAAACCGACTACGAACCCGCCGCCAAGCCAAAAAGCGAAACCGACAAGCCCCCAACGCCTCTCGCCACCCTGCGCGGAGGAAACTGGCGCAGCGCGACACCTGATGAGCTCCAATCCTCCATGCGCCAAGGCCTCCCACCGGAATCCCGCAAAAACACCATCGGCTTCCGCGTCGTGCTAGCGCGTGGGAAGTGA